Proteins encoded within one genomic window of Lycium ferocissimum isolate CSIRO_LF1 unplaced genomic scaffold, AGI_CSIRO_Lferr_CH_V1 ctg4105___fragment_3, whole genome shotgun sequence:
- the LOC132044275 gene encoding uncharacterized protein LOC132044275, protein MVKGKLTSWEDQLPLVEFAYNRVIHNTIDENVRPRLEKKNQDMAKANKGQKRVVLESGDWVWVHFRKETFPNKRKTKLMPRGDGPFEVLERLNDNAYKIDFPPECQVHNTFNICDLSLFDVDDQDPLNLRTNSLQEGENDAIQVASRPFTRSQARDIQAFQGMFIKMDVLISSQGSQVLMIA, encoded by the exons ATGGTTAAAGGGAAGTTGACATCTTGGGAAGATCAATTGCCTTtagttgaatttgcttataatagaGTCATTCATAATACTATTG ATGAGAATGTGAGGCCTCGCCTTGAGAAGAAGAACCAAGACATGGCCAAAGCAAATAAGGGCCAGAAAAGAGTTGTGCTTGAATCAGGAGATTGGGTTTGGGTACACTTCCGCAAGGAGACATTtccaaacaaaagaaagaccAAGTTGATGCCAAGAGGAGATGGTCCATTTGAAGTACTTGAGAGGCTCAATGACAACGCCTATAAAATTGACTTCCCTCCGGAATGTCAAGTCCACAACACTTTCAATATTTGTGACCTTTCTCTCTTTGATGTGGATGATCAAGACCCcttaaatttgaggacaaattctcttcaagaaggggagaatgatgcaaTCCAAGTTGCCTCAAGACCATTCACAAGGAGTCAAGCACGTGACATTCAAGCTTTTCAAGGGATGTTTATAAAGATGGACGTGTTGATATCTTCCCAGGGATCCCAAGTGTTGATGATTGCATAG